One window of Chamaesiphon minutus PCC 6605 genomic DNA carries:
- a CDS encoding TVP38/TMEM64 family protein, with amino-acid sequence MKSSINLRQVLLLTCLVFVGYLFSTLPARSQTSAIDSGFNPQVWLKNALEWIASLGSIGALAYIGIYIIATVAFLPAFILTLGAGVLFGVWVGSVYVFIGATLGSIVAFLVGRYLARNWVAKKIAGNNKFQAIDRAVSKEGLKIVLLTRLSPIFPFNLLNYAFGVTGVTMRDYIIGAIGMIPGTIMFVYLGSLAGNLALIGTETPPTNPPLQWTIRIVGLLATIVATVYVTRIAKQALDNLTVES; translated from the coding sequence ATGAAATCTTCCATCAATCTGCGTCAGGTTTTATTGTTAACTTGTTTGGTATTTGTCGGCTATTTATTTTCAACATTACCTGCTAGGTCGCAAACTTCAGCAATCGATTCTGGCTTCAATCCTCAAGTGTGGCTCAAAAATGCACTCGAATGGATTGCCAGTTTGGGATCGATCGGTGCCTTAGCGTATATCGGTATCTATATTATTGCAACAGTAGCATTCTTGCCTGCGTTTATTCTAACGTTAGGTGCAGGTGTATTATTTGGCGTGTGGGTGGGGAGTGTTTATGTGTTTATTGGGGCAACATTGGGTTCGATTGTGGCGTTTTTAGTCGGTCGTTATTTAGCACGCAATTGGGTCGCAAAAAAAATTGCTGGTAATAACAAATTTCAGGCGATCGATCGCGCTGTCAGTAAAGAAGGCTTGAAAATCGTCCTCCTCACCCGGTTATCGCCAATTTTTCCGTTCAACCTGCTTAACTATGCCTTTGGAGTGACGGGAGTTACGATGCGGGATTATATAATTGGGGCGATCGGCATGATTCCGGGCACCATAATGTTTGTCTATCTTGGTTCTCTGGCAGGCAATTTGGCACTAATTGGCACAGAAACTCCGCCGACTAATCCCCCCCTCCAATGGACGATTCGGATCGTCGGACTGCTGGCGACGATCGTCGCAACAGTGTATGTTACCAGAATTGCCAAACAAGCATTAGACAACTTGACAGTTGAAAGTTGA
- a CDS encoding DEP domain-containing protein, with translation MLLLKESQVQFQDAIDPDSDRPIPIVGILYEDRLFKKLKSFPKDRLESAQQLTRQLSLDPKVLCLMLEEADKYTVWCQDAKLKSYDVSQAKLIDNAIDRIDLKELVRQMRDIGGVKIKDRRYRLTFYPRCMVGSEMTTWLVRKFFLSEADAVKLGQRLIDEKLMHHVTDAHPFEDGFFFYRFYWDE, from the coding sequence ATGCTATTGCTCAAGGAAAGCCAGGTTCAATTTCAGGATGCGATCGATCCAGATAGCGATCGACCGATTCCGATTGTCGGGATTCTTTATGAAGATCGACTCTTCAAAAAACTCAAATCCTTCCCCAAAGATAGGTTAGAATCAGCCCAACAATTAACGCGCCAATTATCGCTCGATCCCAAAGTTCTGTGTTTGATGTTGGAAGAAGCGGATAAATACACGGTCTGGTGTCAAGATGCTAAACTCAAGTCATACGATGTCAGCCAAGCCAAACTAATCGATAACGCGATCGATAGAATCGATCTCAAAGAATTAGTTCGTCAAATGCGGGATATTGGTGGCGTCAAAATAAAAGACCGTCGTTATCGGCTGACTTTCTATCCCCGCTGTATGGTCGGTAGCGAAATGACAACTTGGCTAGTACGAAAATTCTTTCTCTCTGAAGCTGATGCTGTCAAGTTGGGACAACGCCTCATCGATGAAAAGCTGATGCACCACGTTACTGACGCTCATCCTTTTGAAGATGGTTTCTTTTTCTATCGCTTTTATTGGGATGAATAA
- the arsM gene encoding arsenosugar biosynthesis arsenite methyltransferase ArsM, whose product MGYLETAAQFYTEVAKTPEVGLCCVQSTPLQLPGLHVPEIMQEMNYGCGSTVHPTELGNEPTVLYVGVGGGLEALQFAYFSRRVAGVIAIDPVPEMRSAAAHNLKLAAESNAWFEPSFVEIRSGDAFNLPVPDASVDVVAQNCLFNIFEPADLDRALAEAYRVLKPGGRLQMSDPIATRQIPLHLQQDERLRAMCLSGAMTYEEYTQRMIANGFGQIEIRARRPYRLLDAPSYRLDAHLLLESLDSVAFKVPIPDDGACIFTGKTAIYAGKESVFDDRAGHILPRGLPAAVCDKTAAKLLALLPDECIVTPSTWHYQGDGCC is encoded by the coding sequence ATGGGTTATCTAGAGACTGCCGCTCAGTTTTATACTGAAGTTGCGAAAACGCCAGAAGTCGGCTTGTGCTGCGTGCAAAGTACTCCTTTACAACTACCAGGATTGCACGTTCCCGAAATTATGCAGGAGATGAACTATGGCTGTGGGAGTACGGTACATCCGACGGAGTTGGGAAATGAGCCGACGGTATTGTATGTGGGCGTGGGTGGCGGCTTAGAGGCTCTCCAGTTTGCTTATTTTAGTCGGCGGGTAGCCGGAGTCATCGCGATCGATCCAGTGCCTGAAATGCGCTCTGCGGCGGCGCACAATCTCAAATTAGCTGCTGAGTCTAATGCTTGGTTCGAGCCGAGTTTTGTCGAAATTCGATCGGGTGATGCTTTTAATTTGCCAGTTCCAGACGCGTCTGTAGATGTCGTCGCCCAGAATTGTTTATTTAACATCTTTGAACCAGCAGATCTCGATCGCGCCCTAGCAGAAGCCTATCGAGTGCTCAAACCTGGTGGTAGACTGCAAATGAGCGATCCGATCGCGACGCGTCAGATCCCCTTACACTTGCAGCAGGACGAACGCTTGCGGGCGATGTGTTTATCTGGGGCGATGACTTATGAGGAATATACGCAGCGGATGATTGCTAATGGTTTCGGACAAATCGAAATCCGCGCGCGGCGTCCCTATCGATTGTTGGATGCGCCTAGTTATCGACTCGATGCGCATTTACTGTTAGAAAGCCTCGATTCGGTTGCCTTTAAAGTGCCAATTCCCGACGATGGAGCCTGTATTTTTACAGGTAAAACGGCAATCTATGCAGGTAAGGAATCTGTTTTCGACGATCGAGCCGGACATATTTTACCACGCGGCTTACCTGCGGCAGTCTGCGATAAAACGGCTGCAAAATTGTTGGCATTGCTACCCGATGAATGTATCGTCACTCCTTCAACTTGGCACTATCAAGGGGATGGATGTTGTTAG
- a CDS encoding DUF4351 domain-containing protein, which yields MPSGNAIVLLHLKLLGKSESAKLAFADILKLDPNLELRNDIIEVSIKYCVYLEQFQSELTAEDLSFMTYVKEVEEAYQEWVKKRQAEGKIEGKIEGKIELVNKMVRAKFGIDTLTAELSDRLSRLSDRQLDEFTSKIFEWQDLSEMVAWLNTPQA from the coding sequence TTGCCATCTGGCAATGCGATCGTGCTCTTACATTTGAAGTTGTTAGGTAAATCTGAAAGTGCCAAACTGGCTTTTGCCGACATCCTCAAGCTAGACCCCAATCTAGAATTGAGAAATGATATCATAGAAGTATCGATTAAGTACTGCGTCTATCTGGAACAATTTCAATCGGAATTAACTGCGGAGGATCTAAGTTTTATGACTTATGTAAAAGAAGTTGAAGAAGCCTATCAAGAATGGGTAAAAAAAAGACAGGCTGAGGGCAAGATTGAAGGCAAGATTGAAGGCAAGATTGAATTAGTAAATAAAATGGTTCGTGCTAAGTTTGGCATCGACACCCTGACAGCAGAACTAAGCGATCGATTATCCAGATTAAGCGATCGACAACTCGACGAATTTACCTCAAAAATATTTGAATGGCAAGATCTAAGTGAAATGGTGGCTTGGTTGAATACTCCGCAAGCTTAA
- a CDS encoding ATP-grasp domain-containing protein, with protein sequence MPRIDRANLDLILLEDAVWVLMGEVGLSSYDFNLSQFFSCRHPWQRPEQITAIGRFGAATNYNELYAQLAAEGIFLIHSPEQYLLASELTHWYPLLAGLTPKSLWFSEPPSFESVAQTLGLPLFLKGSRQTSRHRAALSIIHSAAEYDRAIEMYADDPILQWQDLVCREFIRLRPVPSTATEKIPASFEFRSFWWYSNCVGAGQYWSTDYNWNREEETAALAVAQAAAVRLNLPFVVIDIAQTIAGEWIAIECNDAQESGYGAVSPFTLWRNIIDLELNPSV encoded by the coding sequence ATGCCACGTATCGATCGAGCGAATTTAGATCTCATCCTGCTCGAAGATGCAGTGTGGGTATTAATGGGAGAAGTAGGTTTATCTAGCTATGATTTCAATCTTTCCCAATTTTTTAGTTGTCGTCATCCGTGGCAGCGTCCAGAGCAAATTACCGCGATCGGTAGATTCGGTGCAGCAACCAATTACAATGAACTCTACGCCCAATTAGCAGCCGAAGGTATCTTTTTAATTCACTCGCCAGAACAGTATTTATTAGCTAGCGAATTAACCCATTGGTATCCATTACTGGCAGGATTGACACCCAAAAGTCTCTGGTTCTCAGAGCCACCTAGTTTTGAATCTGTCGCACAAACATTAGGGCTACCACTATTTCTCAAAGGTAGTCGCCAAACCAGTCGCCATCGCGCCGCACTTTCAATTATCCACTCTGCCGCAGAATACGATCGCGCGATCGAGATGTATGCAGACGATCCGATTTTGCAGTGGCAAGATTTAGTTTGTCGAGAATTTATTCGATTGCGTCCGGTACCATCGACAGCTACCGAAAAAATTCCTGCATCATTTGAGTTTCGCTCGTTTTGGTGGTATAGCAATTGTGTTGGTGCTGGGCAATATTGGTCTACAGATTATAATTGGAATCGTGAGGAAGAAACAGCCGCATTAGCGGTAGCTCAAGCCGCAGCAGTGCGGTTGAATTTACCATTCGTGGTTATAGACATCGCCCAAACAATTGCTGGAGAATGGATCGCGATCGAGTGTAACGACGCACAAGAAAGTGGTTACGGTGCAGTTTCTCCCTTTACCTTATGGCGAAATATCATCGATCTGGAGTTGAACCCCTCTGTTTAA